From one Sulfurimonas sp. HSL-3221 genomic stretch:
- a CDS encoding Ig-like domain-containing protein, with protein sequence MMLLLAVVLFQGCTERDQRTETNTTQTIDPALQTLELQIETVELPENNDTTVTLKTDDGQDITSNKNIVWLISDTNVTEINGTKLFAKAEGTATIRAEVDGEYSQEQNVTVYKIIHGHRLPPEPDKEKNNATLLGIDDNNNGIRDDVERLIIVEEAKNLHFPKTQTALSLQYAWAWQKIIEAPILKNRIYLEKYTSCQRYFEKKYTKEMTFTEYMAWAKENASTILGIKLEDQIFNTRARIEQRFEFNKICSGNLFDLPPADLTACQINIDELSE encoded by the coding sequence ATGATGCTCTTGCTGGCAGTCGTGCTTTTCCAGGGATGCACCGAGCGGGACCAACGCACTGAAACGAATACGACGCAAACCATCGACCCCGCCCTGCAGACACTGGAGCTGCAGATTGAAACCGTTGAGCTTCCGGAGAACAACGATACGACAGTGACACTCAAGACGGACGACGGGCAAGATATCACTTCCAATAAAAATATCGTCTGGCTTATCAGCGATACAAACGTGACCGAGATCAACGGCACGAAGCTGTTTGCCAAAGCGGAAGGGACGGCGACTATTAGGGCAGAAGTCGATGGGGAATATTCGCAGGAGCAGAACGTGACGGTCTACAAGATTATCCACGGCCACCGCCTACCGCCGGAACCGGATAAAGAAAAGAATAATGCCACATTACTTGGGATTGATGATAACAATAATGGTATAAGAGATGATGTTGAACGGCTTATTATTGTCGAAGAAGCTAAAAATCTTCATTTCCCAAAGACACAAACAGCTTTATCTCTCCAGTATGCATGGGCTTGGCAGAAAATCATAGAAGCTCCTATTTTAAAAAACAGAATTTATTTAGAAAAATATACTAGCTGTCAAAGATACTTTGAAAAAAAGTACACAAAAGAGATGACTTTTACCGAGTATATGGCATGGGCCAAAGAAAATGCAAGCACAATACTCGGAATTAAACTTGAAGATCAAATTTTTAATACTAGAGCAAGAATAGAACAAAGATTTGAGTTTAATAAAATATGCAGTGGCAATCTTTTTGATTTACCACCAGCAGACCTGACTGCTTGTCAAATAAACATAGATGAACTAAGTGAATAG
- a CDS encoding MipA/OmpV family protein, translated as MAILLLVLLFCARGAEEHANASWGMASVLRSATIPYATTQNDSLLNSYVLLLYLDTPYLFLNGTEAGIPFCGRGRWSVAAYGAIHFVDMPRHDPNTFSDDTADLGVMARYRTGKWHADLLLLSDPAWRSHAKLRVGTVLERGAWSWRPYAAAEIKSAEYNSAYYGQKLVRVGADAAAEAGINTRWYLTDDIALIADAKLRYLGGEAAEAPTTDSAWQSELTLGAGIFQNTQRTRHGFDPKGYLRVAFGEATPSSFSENLLGEGVRDKHGLYLLSLFYGLPLSKRLFGAPIRTYFAPGFVHHFANDLQPPAQEYVGAFKFYYRPPHWWLRFGFGTGLSYITRTTYIERSINAKDGYDHTSHLLQYLDFSFDFELCRLFGSGWKALWFGYALHHRSGVFESAHQYGQIKGGSNYNTFYLQLHFGE; from the coding sequence GTGGCGATACTGTTGCTGGTGCTGCTGTTCTGTGCCCGGGGGGCCGAGGAGCATGCAAACGCATCGTGGGGCATGGCCTCGGTACTGCGCAGCGCCACCATTCCCTATGCGACGACACAAAACGACTCCCTGCTGAACAGCTATGTGCTGCTGCTCTACCTCGATACGCCTTATCTTTTTTTAAACGGCACCGAAGCAGGCATTCCCTTCTGCGGCAGAGGCCGCTGGAGCGTTGCCGCCTACGGCGCTATACACTTCGTCGACATGCCGCGGCACGACCCGAACACCTTCAGCGACGATACTGCCGACCTCGGCGTAATGGCGCGTTACCGTACAGGAAAGTGGCACGCCGATCTGCTGCTGCTCAGCGACCCGGCATGGCGCTCTCATGCGAAACTGCGTGTCGGCACCGTGCTGGAACGGGGCGCCTGGTCGTGGCGCCCCTACGCCGCTGCAGAGATCAAAAGTGCGGAGTACAACAGCGCCTACTACGGGCAGAAGCTTGTCCGTGTCGGCGCGGACGCGGCGGCCGAAGCGGGCATCAACACGCGCTGGTACCTGACCGACGACATCGCCCTGATCGCCGACGCGAAGCTGCGTTACCTCGGCGGCGAAGCGGCCGAAGCCCCGACGACCGATTCCGCGTGGCAGAGCGAACTTACCCTCGGTGCGGGGATCTTTCAGAACACGCAGCGGACACGACACGGATTCGACCCCAAAGGCTACCTGCGCGTCGCCTTCGGCGAGGCGACCCCCTCCTCTTTCAGTGAAAACCTCCTGGGCGAAGGAGTCCGGGACAAACACGGGCTCTACCTGCTCTCCCTCTTTTACGGCCTGCCGCTCTCGAAGCGCCTCTTCGGTGCGCCGATCCGCACCTACTTTGCACCGGGGTTCGTCCACCATTTCGCCAACGACCTCCAGCCCCCCGCCCAGGAGTATGTCGGCGCCTTCAAGTTCTACTACCGGCCGCCGCACTGGTGGCTCCGGTTCGGGTTCGGCACCGGGCTCTCCTACATCACCCGAACAACCTACATCGAACGCTCCATCAATGCCAAGGACGGCTACGACCACACCTCACACCTGCTGCAGTACCTCGACTTCTCATTCGATTTTGAGCTGTGCCGTCTCTTTGGAAGCGGGTGGAAAGCCCTCTGGTTCGGCTACGCGCTGCACCACCGCTCCGGCGTCTTCGAATCCGCCCATCAATACGGCCAGATCAAAGGGGGCAGCAACTACAACACTTTCTACCTGCAGCTGCATTTCGGCGAATAA
- a CDS encoding GGDEF domain-containing protein, which yields MIKSNITLFEGILHRAFDRFYEDLIKNTYVEEFLKGVDLAHLKQAQLASFLEAVYDEDEAFFARFKQLGLFHFKMGLPYVEYRGAFDTLYTFLIDELEEVNDITGLPDAIELYIRRAINASAAGYLAPNLDSDQKTLERQIKQQIGIPAVKEHLEWILEVIKDIRLMNPNARIEFDEHRCMCGSWLHSAELVKFIPDPMVRQDMLDTHRDIHLITMNIYRSIKREDYHKIFIDYVMLVRQSMYLYNELNINVTQQTLIDDVSKDALTGLLNRRDLMEILSSEIRLHSLIGTVFCVVMFDLDHFKKINDTCGHQDGDVVIVGMAETLSKHLRKTDHIFRYGGEEFLAILPGTSAAEAFAICEKIRTCFENRTWEGCVITTPVTVSSGIAEYSERLRDNPRHLVFEADMNLYRAKQLGRNRTVM from the coding sequence ATGATTAAATCGAATATCACCCTTTTCGAAGGGATACTGCACCGCGCCTTTGACCGTTTTTATGAAGATCTGATCAAGAATACCTATGTTGAGGAGTTCTTAAAAGGGGTCGATCTTGCTCATCTCAAGCAGGCTCAGCTTGCCAGTTTCCTCGAGGCCGTGTATGATGAGGATGAGGCTTTTTTTGCACGCTTCAAACAGTTGGGCCTCTTCCATTTCAAGATGGGACTTCCCTATGTCGAGTACCGAGGCGCCTTCGATACACTCTATACCTTTCTGATCGATGAACTCGAAGAGGTGAATGATATTACGGGCCTGCCCGACGCGATCGAGCTCTATATCCGCCGGGCGATCAACGCCAGTGCCGCCGGCTACCTGGCGCCCAACCTTGACAGCGATCAGAAGACCCTTGAGCGCCAGATCAAGCAGCAGATCGGTATTCCTGCGGTCAAGGAGCACCTGGAGTGGATCCTCGAGGTGATCAAAGATATCCGCCTGATGAACCCCAACGCGCGGATCGAGTTTGACGAACACCGCTGCATGTGCGGCAGCTGGCTGCACAGCGCGGAACTCGTGAAGTTCATCCCCGATCCCATGGTGCGGCAGGATATGCTGGACACGCACCGTGATATCCATCTGATCACGATGAACATCTACCGGTCCATCAAGCGGGAGGATTATCACAAGATCTTCATCGACTACGTCATGCTGGTCCGTCAATCCATGTACCTTTACAACGAACTCAATATCAACGTTACCCAGCAGACGCTGATCGATGACGTCTCCAAGGATGCACTGACGGGTCTGTTGAACCGGCGCGACCTCATGGAGATCCTCAGCAGCGAGATCCGGCTGCACAGCCTGATCGGCACGGTTTTTTGCGTCGTGATGTTCGACCTCGACCACTTCAAGAAGATCAATGACACCTGCGGCCACCAGGACGGCGACGTGGTGATAGTCGGGATGGCGGAGACGCTCTCAAAACATCTACGCAAAACTGATCATATTTTCCGCTACGGGGGAGAGGAGTTCCTGGCGATTCTGCCGGGAACGTCGGCCGCAGAGGCGTTTGCCATCTGCGAAAAGATCCGAACCTGTTTTGAAAACCGGACGTGGGAAGGGTGCGTTATCACGACCCCCGTCACGGTCAGCAGCGGCATCGCCGAATACAGCGAACGCCTGCGCGACAATCCCCGCCACCTCGTTTTCGAGGCGGATATGAATCTCTACCGGGCCAAACAGCTCGGCCGCAACCGGACGGTGATGTAG
- a CDS encoding 2OG-Fe(II) oxygenase, whose product MRQISNFVYCDDFIADLRYETRLMANPYYDYPYLIIENFLSTEACAEIAAYTSEKSEGERALVKHSQLGVIVPELEEDIRKTAIHQLPEALLEGYNLSFAYHQQQIEDYFKVALTTATEVQALEYTAGGFYIKHADDSNELVSGDGETVGFAQVAPERKITTVLFATTHRDEEGEGMHFSGGELRFNYLSGADGVPVCIRPKAGDMVIFPSNPIYSHEVLPVTGGYRLTLVQWHDAIIS is encoded by the coding sequence TTGCGGCAAATCAGCAATTTTGTCTACTGCGATGACTTCATCGCCGACCTCCGATATGAGACCCGCCTGATGGCCAACCCCTATTACGACTACCCCTATCTTATCATCGAGAACTTCCTCTCCACCGAAGCCTGTGCTGAGATCGCAGCGTATACCTCTGAAAAGAGCGAAGGAGAGCGGGCCCTGGTCAAGCACAGCCAGCTCGGTGTGATCGTACCCGAACTGGAAGAAGATATCCGTAAGACGGCGATCCATCAGCTGCCCGAAGCCCTGCTTGAAGGGTATAACCTCAGTTTCGCCTATCACCAGCAACAGATTGAAGATTATTTTAAAGTGGCCCTGACGACTGCTACGGAGGTGCAGGCACTGGAGTACACTGCAGGGGGGTTTTATATCAAGCATGCCGATGATTCGAACGAATTGGTGAGCGGCGACGGGGAAACGGTCGGTTTTGCACAGGTCGCCCCGGAACGCAAGATCACGACGGTGCTTTTCGCGACGACGCATCGGGATGAAGAGGGGGAGGGGATGCACTTCTCCGGAGGGGAGCTGCGCTTTAACTATCTCAGCGGTGCCGACGGGGTGCCGGTGTGTATACGCCCCAAAGCCGGGGATATGGTCATCTTCCCGAGCAACCCGATCTACAGCCATGAAGTCCTGCCCGTCACCGGCGGATACCGCCTGACCCTCGTGCAGTGGCACGATGCCATCATCAGCTGA
- the infA gene encoding translation initiation factor IF-1 — protein sequence MAKDDVIEVDGTVVEALPNATFRVELENGHVILCHIAGKMRMHYIKILPGDRVKIELTPYSLDKGRITYRYK from the coding sequence ATGGCAAAAGATGATGTCATTGAGGTTGACGGTACAGTAGTTGAAGCGCTGCCGAACGCGACTTTTCGTGTAGAGCTTGAGAACGGCCACGTGATCCTGTGCCACATTGCCGGCAAGATGCGGATGCACTACATCAAGATCCTTCCGGGCGACCGCGTCAAGATCGAACTGACGCCGTACAGCCTGGACAAGGGCCGCATTACGTACCGCTATAAATAA
- the map gene encoding type I methionyl aminopeptidase — translation MAIALRKPEEIEKLRAANAIVGGTLDLLRKETRPGLSLKELDAMAEDYIRSHGARPSFKGLYGFPNAVCTSLNEVIIHGIPNDYRLQEGDIIGYDIGTELEGYYGDSAITVPVGTVTEQDNALIACAKDSLYYAIDIIEEGMRFKELSMAIEQFILERGFVPLRGFCGHGIGKRPHEEPEIPNYLEGSNPKAGPKIKNGMVFCIEPMICQKEAKAVILENGWDVVSSDGLRGSHYEHTVAVIGGKAEILSLPQGA, via the coding sequence ATGGCCATCGCGCTGCGCAAACCTGAAGAAATCGAAAAACTCCGTGCCGCCAACGCTATCGTCGGCGGTACCCTTGACCTTCTCCGTAAAGAGACCCGTCCGGGGTTGAGCCTCAAAGAGCTCGACGCCATGGCCGAGGATTACATCCGCAGCCACGGTGCGCGTCCCTCTTTCAAAGGGCTCTACGGATTTCCCAATGCTGTCTGTACCTCTCTCAATGAAGTTATCATCCACGGCATTCCCAATGATTACCGTCTGCAAGAAGGCGATATCATCGGTTATGACATCGGGACGGAACTCGAAGGCTATTACGGCGATTCGGCCATTACCGTCCCGGTCGGAACGGTGACCGAGCAGGACAACGCGTTGATCGCTTGTGCCAAAGATTCGCTCTACTACGCCATCGATATCATTGAAGAGGGGATGCGGTTCAAAGAGCTCTCCATGGCCATAGAGCAGTTCATTCTCGAGCGCGGCTTCGTGCCGCTGCGCGGGTTCTGCGGCCACGGTATCGGCAAGCGTCCCCATGAGGAGCCGGAGATCCCGAACTATCTGGAAGGTTCGAACCCCAAGGCGGGTCCGAAGATCAAGAACGGCATGGTGTTCTGCATCGAGCCGATGATCTGCCAGAAAGAAGCCAAGGCGGTGATCCTGGAAAACGGCTGGGACGTTGTCAGCAGCGACGGCCTGCGCGGATCGCATTACGAACATACGGTTGCTGTCATCGGCGGCAAAGCGGAAATCTTATCATTACCCCAAGGAGCATAA
- the secY gene encoding preprotein translocase subunit SecY — protein sequence MNQQLINKILITIGFLFLYRLLAYVPVPGVDTAVIASFFDSHSSDALGLFNMFSGNAVERLSIISLGIMPYITASIIMELLAATFPNLGQMKKERDGMVKYMQIIRYSTIAITLVQAVGVSIGLQSMTGKDGSSAILMDHGTFVMVAAISMLAGTMLLMWIGEQITQSGVGNGISLIIFAGIVSAIPSAIGQTVTMLNTGAISFITVIAILLLILVTVGIIIYVELGERRIPVTYAKKTMMANQNKRVMNYIPIKVNLSGVIPVIFASAILMFPMTVLSSSTNPYVQAVADLLNPSGYFFNFLTFLFVVFFAYFYASIVFNAKDISDNLKRQGGFIPGVRPGEATKEFLNETASRLTFTGAIYLGLVATLPWIIVKGMGVPFYFGGTAVLIVVQVALDTMRKIEAQIYMSKYETLSAVGL from the coding sequence ATGAACCAGCAGCTCATCAACAAGATCCTCATTACGATCGGGTTTCTGTTCCTCTACCGGCTACTGGCCTACGTGCCGGTACCGGGCGTAGACACTGCCGTCATCGCCTCTTTCTTCGATTCACACTCCTCCGATGCTCTCGGCCTGTTTAACATGTTCAGCGGAAACGCCGTCGAACGCCTCTCCATTATTTCACTCGGTATCATGCCTTACATTACCGCGTCGATCATTATGGAATTGCTTGCAGCGACCTTCCCGAACCTCGGACAGATGAAAAAAGAGCGCGACGGCATGGTCAAATATATGCAGATTATCCGCTACTCCACGATTGCCATTACCCTCGTACAGGCGGTCGGCGTCAGCATCGGTCTGCAGAGCATGACAGGAAAAGACGGCAGCAGCGCGATCCTGATGGACCACGGCACTTTTGTCATGGTCGCGGCGATCTCCATGCTCGCCGGTACAATGCTGTTGATGTGGATCGGTGAGCAGATTACGCAAAGCGGCGTCGGCAACGGTATCTCTCTGATCATCTTCGCCGGGATCGTCTCTGCGATCCCCTCTGCGATCGGTCAGACGGTCACGATGCTCAATACGGGTGCGATCAGCTTCATCACGGTTATTGCGATCCTGCTGCTGATCCTCGTCACCGTCGGTATCATCATCTACGTGGAACTCGGCGAACGCCGCATCCCGGTGACGTATGCCAAGAAAACGATGATGGCGAACCAGAACAAGCGCGTGATGAACTACATCCCGATCAAGGTCAACCTTTCGGGCGTCATCCCGGTCATCTTCGCTTCGGCGATCCTGATGTTCCCGATGACGGTACTCTCCAGCAGTACGAACCCGTATGTTCAGGCGGTAGCGGACCTGCTCAATCCGAGCGGCTACTTCTTTAACTTCCTGACCTTCCTGTTCGTTGTCTTCTTCGCGTATTTCTATGCGTCGATCGTCTTCAACGCGAAGGATATCTCCGATAACCTCAAGCGCCAGGGCGGTTTCATCCCGGGTGTACGCCCGGGTGAAGCAACGAAGGAGTTCCTGAACGAAACGGCATCCCGCCTGACGTTTACAGGGGCGATCTACCTCGGCCTGGTTGCGACACTGCCGTGGATCATCGTCAAGGGGATGGGTGTACCGTTCTACTTCGGCGGTACGGCCGTACTTATCGTCGTCCAGGTTGCTCTTGATACGATGCGCAAGATCGAAGCGCAGATCTACATGAGCAAGTACGAAACCCTCAGCGCGGTCGGTCTGTAA
- the rplO gene encoding 50S ribosomal protein L15 produces MALENLTPSAGSTHSTKRLGRGQGSGNGKTAGKGNKGQKARSGYNAKRNFEGGQQPLARRLPKIGFTSRVVKPYVINVDRMKAVAALDEITVEAIRGVHKMSKAVTKVKLVGASAKDLASKIKDENVTTTGK; encoded by the coding sequence ATGGCACTCGAAAACTTGACACCGTCCGCTGGCTCCACGCATTCTACGAAGCGTCTGGGCCGCGGTCAGGGTAGCGGTAACGGTAAAACCGCAGGTAAAGGTAACAAAGGTCAGAAGGCACGTTCAGGTTACAATGCAAAGCGTAACTTCGAGGGTGGTCAGCAGCCGCTGGCACGCCGTCTGCCGAAGATCGGGTTCACGTCACGTGTTGTTAAACCGTACGTTATCAACGTCGACCGCATGAAAGCGGTTGCGGCACTCGACGAGATCACAGTCGAAGCGATCCGCGGTGTTCACAAGATGAGCAAGGCCGTGACTAAGGTCAAACTGGTCGGCGCATCTGCGAAAGACCTCGCTTCCAAGATCAAAGACGAAAACGTTACAACAACCGGCAAGTAA
- the rpsE gene encoding 30S ribosomal protein S5, with protein sequence MKTVNREEFEESIVHIGRVTKVVKGGRRFRFTALVVVGNKNGIVGFGYGKAKEVPDAIRKAVDEAFKNLTDVKIKGTTIAHDIEHKFNASRILMKPASEGTGVIAGGAMRPVLELAGIQDILTKSIGSNNPNSVVRATIEALARMKG encoded by the coding sequence ATGAAAACTGTCAACAGAGAAGAATTCGAAGAATCGATCGTACACATCGGTCGGGTCACAAAAGTTGTCAAAGGTGGTCGTCGTTTCCGTTTCACTGCGCTGGTCGTCGTCGGTAACAAGAACGGCATCGTCGGTTTCGGTTACGGCAAAGCCAAAGAGGTTCCCGACGCAATCCGCAAAGCGGTAGACGAAGCGTTCAAAAACTTGACGGATGTTAAGATTAAAGGGACTACAATTGCGCACGATATCGAGCACAAGTTCAACGCAAGCCGCATCCTGATGAAACCGGCCTCCGAAGGTACCGGTGTTATCGCCGGTGGTGCGATGCGTCCGGTTCTCGAACTCGCGGGTATCCAGGACATCCTGACGAAATCCATCGGTTCGAACAATCCGAATTCGGTTGTCCGCGCGACGATCGAAGCGCTTGCGCGTATGAAAGGATAA
- the rplR gene encoding 50S ribosomal protein L18, whose product MNAKVLKAKVSKRVQRKRRIRANINGTAAKPRVSIFRSNRYLSVQAIDDASAVTLAASNTKPLGAKANKEGAAALAADFAGKLKAAGVSEIFFDRNGYVYHGVVAAFADALRANEIKF is encoded by the coding sequence ATGAATGCAAAAGTATTGAAAGCAAAAGTTTCAAAACGTGTTCAGCGCAAGCGCCGCATCCGTGCAAACATCAACGGTACGGCAGCGAAGCCGCGCGTTAGCATCTTCCGCTCTAACCGCTACCTCAGCGTCCAGGCAATCGACGACGCGAGCGCGGTCACACTGGCAGCTTCCAACACGAAGCCGCTGGGTGCGAAAGCGAACAAAGAGGGTGCGGCTGCACTGGCAGCAGATTTCGCAGGCAAGCTCAAAGCAGCTGGCGTCAGTGAGATCTTCTTTGACCGTAACGGTTACGTCTACCACGGCGTCGTTGCGGCATTTGCCGATGCACTTCGCGCGAACGAAATTAAGTTTTAA
- the rplF gene encoding 50S ribosomal protein L6, with protein MSRIGKAPVAFPADVNVTADGEVITFKKGNNTRTLDTKGNVDFTIEGNTLTFASKSDAREHRAFWGTYRALAANIVKGLTEGFERKLEINGVGYRAAVQGKVLNMQLGFSHDINYDIPAGVDVSVDKNVITLKGVDNQQLGQMAAEIRAFRPPEPYKGKGVKYVEEHIVRKAGKTAKK; from the coding sequence ATGTCACGTATTGGTAAAGCTCCGGTCGCATTCCCGGCCGATGTGAACGTAACGGCTGACGGTGAAGTTATCACTTTCAAAAAAGGCAACAACACGCGTACCCTCGACACGAAAGGCAACGTTGACTTCACGATCGAAGGCAACACCCTGACGTTTGCATCCAAATCCGATGCACGCGAGCACCGCGCATTCTGGGGGACATACCGTGCCCTCGCCGCGAACATCGTCAAGGGCCTCACTGAAGGTTTCGAACGCAAGCTCGAGATCAACGGTGTCGGTTACCGCGCCGCGGTCCAGGGCAAAGTCCTGAACATGCAGCTCGGCTTCTCCCACGACATCAACTACGACATCCCTGCGGGTGTTGACGTTTCTGTCGACAAGAACGTTATCACACTCAAGGGTGTTGACAACCAGCAACTCGGCCAGATGGCTGCCGAGATCCGCGCTTTCCGTCCGCCGGAGCCTTACAAAGGCAAAGGTGTCAAATATGTTGAAGAACATATTGTCCGCAAAGCCGGTAAAACAGCTAAGAAATAA
- the rpsH gene encoding 30S ribosomal protein S8, translating into MVNDLIADSLTRIRNAAMRRLDVTTLMHSKSVEAVVGILAEKGYIDSFNVVEDGNKKSINVVLKYDEAGKTVINEMKRVSKPGRRVYKGRDDIKRFKNGYGTIIVSTSKGVIPNDKAYELGVGGEVLCTVW; encoded by the coding sequence ATGGTAAATGATCTTATTGCAGACTCTTTGACCCGTATCCGGAATGCAGCAATGCGTCGCCTCGACGTGACAACGCTGATGCACTCCAAGTCCGTCGAAGCAGTCGTTGGTATTCTCGCAGAGAAGGGTTACATTGATAGCTTTAACGTTGTCGAAGACGGCAACAAGAAGAGCATCAACGTTGTGTTGAAGTATGATGAAGCGGGTAAAACCGTCATCAACGAGATGAAGCGCGTTTCCAAACCGGGACGCCGCGTGTACAAGGGCCGTGACGATATCAAGCGTTTCAAAAACGGCTACGGTACGATCATCGTCAGTACTTCCAAAGGTGTCATCCCGAACGATAAAGCTTACGAGCTCGGCGTCGGCGGTGAAGTACTTTGTACAGTTTGGTAA
- a CDS encoding type Z 30S ribosomal protein S14, with amino-acid sequence MAKKSMIAKQQRKPKFAVRAYTRCQICGRPHSVLRDFGICRVCFRKMANEGLIPGVRKSSW; translated from the coding sequence ATGGCTAAGAAGTCCATGATCGCAAAACAGCAGCGCAAACCGAAATTCGCGGTTCGTGCTTATACACGTTGCCAGATCTGCGGCCGCCCGCACTCTGTGCTCCGTGACTTCGGTATTTGTCGTGTTTGCTTCAGAAAAATGGCAAATGAGGGATTGATCCCAGGCGTCAGAAAGTCAAGCTGGTAA
- the rplE gene encoding 50S ribosomal protein L5 — MARLKDKYVAMKPELQSKMEIKNPMQIPAVEKIIISVGTGFAMKDNKLIQNIQDTISLIAGQHATVVDARKSVAGFKVREGMPVGVKVTLRGENMYTFLDKLIAVALPRVKDFRGIPRNGFDGRGNYNFGLNEQLIFPEVNYDSIMQIHGMNITIVTTTQSDKEAFTLLEAMGMPFAKGRE; from the coding sequence ATGGCACGTTTGAAAGATAAATATGTCGCGATGAAACCGGAGCTGCAGAGCAAGATGGAGATCAAAAACCCGATGCAGATCCCTGCGGTCGAGAAGATCATCATCTCTGTCGGTACCGGCTTCGCGATGAAAGACAACAAACTGATCCAGAACATCCAGGACACGATCAGCCTGATCGCCGGTCAGCATGCGACTGTCGTCGATGCTCGTAAATCCGTTGCAGGCTTCAAAGTCCGCGAAGGGATGCCGGTCGGTGTCAAAGTCACCCTGCGCGGTGAGAACATGTACACCTTCCTGGACAAACTGATCGCTGTCGCTCTGCCGCGCGTGAAAGACTTCCGTGGTATCCCGCGCAACGGTTTCGACGGTCGCGGTAACTACAACTTCGGTCTGAACGAGCAGCTGATCTTCCCGGAAGTCAACTATGATTCCATCATGCAGATCCACGGGATGAACATCACGATCGTCACAACGACGCAGAGTGACAAAGAGGCATTTACCCTGCTCGAAGCAATGGGTATGCCGTTCGCGAAAGGAAGAGAGTAA
- the rplX gene encoding 50S ribosomal protein L24: MAKFNFKKGDMVEIIAGDDKGTKAEVLMVMPKENKVLVKGCKLAKKAVKPTEENPKGGFMSKEMPIDASNVRKVEA; encoded by the coding sequence ATGGCAAAGTTTAACTTCAAAAAAGGCGATATGGTCGAGATCATTGCCGGTGACGACAAAGGCACCAAGGCAGAAGTTCTGATGGTCATGCCGAAAGAGAACAAGGTCCTCGTCAAAGGCTGCAAGCTCGCGAAAAAAGCGGTCAAGCCGACGGAAGAGAACCCGAAGGGCGGATTCATGAGCAAAGAGATGCCGATCGATGCATCCAATGTCCGCAAAGTGGAGGCGTAA
- the rplN gene encoding 50S ribosomal protein L14, translating into MIQSFTRLNVADNTGAKEIMCIKVLGGSKRRYASVGDVIVASVKKALPTGKVKKGQVVKAVVVRTKKEVQRENGSLIRFDDNAAVILDAKKEPIGTRIFGPVSREVRYAGFMKIVSLAPEVV; encoded by the coding sequence ATGATCCAGAGCTTTACTCGTCTGAACGTTGCAGATAACACTGGTGCGAAAGAGATCATGTGTATCAAGGTTCTGGGCGGTTCCAAGCGCCGTTACGCTTCTGTAGGTGACGTTATCGTTGCTTCAGTCAAGAAAGCGCTCCCGACCGGAAAAGTCAAAAAAGGTCAGGTCGTCAAGGCTGTCGTTGTCCGTACGAAAAAAGAAGTACAGCGCGAAAATGGTTCTCTGATCCGTTTCGATGACAACGCTGCCGTCATCCTCGACGCGAAAAAAGAGCCGATCGGTACCCGTATCTTCGGTCCTGTTAGCCGTGAAGTACGCTACGCAGGTTTCATGAAGATCGTGTCCCTGGCTCCGGAGGTTGTGTAA
- the rpsQ gene encoding 30S ribosomal protein S17 — translation MSKREIQGVVVKKAGDKTATVVVERRVMHPRYHKTVKRFKKYLIHDENNTLNVGDEVIAVECRPMSKTKSFELKSVVATGVES, via the coding sequence ATGTCTAAACGTGAAATTCAGGGTGTAGTCGTCAAGAAAGCCGGTGACAAAACGGCGACGGTCGTTGTCGAGCGCCGCGTTATGCACCCGCGCTACCACAAAACGGTCAAGCGTTTCAAAAAATATCTCATCCACGATGAGAACAACACGCTGAACGTCGGTGACGAAGTGATCGCGGTTGAGTGCCGCCCGATGTCCAAGACAAAGTCTTTCGAACTTAAAAGCGTTGTCGCCACAGGAGTAGAGTCATGA